GGGCGACAAGCGCGGCCGCTGGACTACCGTCATCGCCGCCGCCATCTTGATCTTTGACTGAGGCGATACCCACTTCCTGAGAAAAGATTATAGATGGTGTCATCCTGAGCGAGGCGTGGCCTTGGCGCGCCGAGTCGAAGGACCCCTACTCTCCTGATACCATCCACTGTCCATGTTCTCCCGCTACTTCGCCTTCGATCAGCACGGCACTACCCTCCGCCGCGAGATCACGGCGGGCATCACCACTTTCATGACGATGTCCTACATCGTCGTGGTGAACCCCGCCATCCTGAAGGCGGCTGGCATCCCTGCCGAGCCCAGCATGGTCGCTACCATCCTGACCGCCATCTTCGGCACGCTCCTCATGGGCCTCTACGCCAACCGGCCCTTCGCCATCGCCCCCTACATGGGCGAGAACGCTTTCATCGCCTTCACCGTCTGCCAAGTGCTCGGGTTCCCCTGGCAGAAGGCCCTGGGCGCCGTTTTCCTTGGTGGCGTGCTCTTTACCCTACTGACCATCCTCCGCATCCGCCAGTGGTTGGTGGACGCCGTGCCCCCCGGCCTGCGCTACAGTTTTGCAGTCGGCATCGGCCTCTTCCTAACCTTCATTGGGCTGAACGAGACCGGCATCGTCGCCCTCGGCATCCCCGGAGCCCCGGTCAAGACCGGACACCTCACCAGCCTTCCCATTCTCTTGGCGATTGTCGGCTTCTTGATCATGGCGGTGCTGATGATGCGCCGCGTGCCCGGCGCCATCCTCATCGGCATTGTGGTCACCGCCGCGCTCGCGTTTCTGACCGGAGTTGCTCCGCCGCCGCACGCCTGGATCAGTATGCCGCCCAGCCCCGCGCCCATCATGCTCCAGCTCGACCTGCGCGGCATCTTTACCTGGAGCTTCTTCCCCGTCGTGCTCACCATCCTGGTCATGGCCTTCGTGGACACCATGGGCACGCTCATCGGCGTCTCCGCCCGCGCCGGTTTCCTCGACGAACACGGCAACTTGCCGCAGATCGAGCGTCCCATGCTGGCCGACGCCCTCTCCACCACCTTCGCGCCCCTGGTCGGCACCACCACCGCCGGCGCCTACATCGAGTCTGCCACCGGCGTCGAGGCCGGCGGCCGCACCGGCTTTACGGCCGTCGTCACCGCCGCCTGCTTCGCCCTGGCACTGTTCTTCTCGCCCTTTGTCTCTGCCATCCCCGCCCAGGCTTTCGGACCGTCGCTCATCATCGTCGGCCTGCTCATGGTCGCGCCCATCACCCGCATCAATTTTCAGGATTACAGCGAGCTTATCCCCGCCTTCGCCGTCATCGGTCTGATGAGCTTCACCTACAACATCGGCATCGGCATCACCGCCGGCTTCGTGCTCTATCCGTTCTTTAAGCTGGTCGCCGGACGCGCGCGCGAGGTGAAGGCAGGCTTGTGGGTCCTTGCAGCGCTCTCGCTTCTCTTCTTTATCTTCTATCCGTACACATAAAGCGATTAGCGATTAGCCGTTAGCGCTTAGCCCCTAATCCCCACGGCTAAACGCTAGTTGCTAATCGCTAATAGCTGTACCAAGCCTAGCGGCTCTTGATTCCGAGACGCTCAAACACCGCCGCCACGATGATCGGCAGCCCCACCGTCGCGTCCAGGAACACTTCGCCGAACCGCCCGCCGTCGGCCGGTGGCACGAACTTGCCCCAGGAGATCGCCTCACTGTATGGGCTTCCCGACAGCCCGCCCCAGTACACCGGCTCGGGACAGATGCGCAGGCCATAGTGATACCGCTTCAGGGGGACGCTCTCTCCCGAACGCCGGTGACGCAGCTCGATGTACGGCCCGAACTGTTGCGCCCAGTTCCGGGGCACCCCTCCCCCGATGGTGAAGATTCCCAGCTTCTTCTGTTTGAGCAGCGTGTCCGCAAAGTGGTTCAGGTCGAGGAACGGGTTGAACTGTATCTCCGCTTTGCCTTTCTCCACCCGCATGCGGTTGGTCAGCGCGAAATCCAGGCCCAGCTCGGAGTCGGTAAATGCGGGCACGAATACCGGCACATTCTTCTCGTAGGCCGACTTCAGGATCCCCCGCTCTTTGGTCTTCTTGTGCAGGTGCTCGCCGATCGCCCGGTTCAGCTTGTACGAGCACGCGACCTCTTTCGGATCCCACTTTTTCAGCACCTCGCCGAAGACTTCTTCGACATGGTCGAGGTTGGTTTCGGGCTCTAGCGTGTCGTAGACGCGGTTGTATCCCGCCTCGTAGAGCTCGACGTCGTTCATCTTGGGGTCGTAGCGGAAGTGTGCCTTGCCTGTGGCCTCCACCAGACCGTGCGCCATCAGCGCGCCGGTCGAGACGATGGCGTTCACGATCCCGTGGTCGATCAGGTCGGTGATGACCAGCCCCTGCTTGGCCACGGTCATGGCGCCCGCTAGGGTCATCACCACGAAGCAGTCCTCGTCGCGTGCCATCGCCTCCAGCACGTCCGCCGCCTCGCCTAGCTGCCGGCCGGTAAATGCCGTGTCCGCCATGGCGCGCACCAGGTCATCGATCCCGCGCACCTTGCTCAGGTCGAGCGGATACACCGGGCTCAGCTTGTCTTTGACCGGGTCATGCAGATGGCGCTCGATCCCAGCGCCTTCGTGGCTGCCTTTCTTCAAGACTTCACCTCGCAAGAGTGCTATTTCGTGCTGGATGAAACAGATGAAGCTAACTTGCCGCACTCACTTGCGTCAATGACGGGCTTTGTTCAGTGTCATCCCGAACGGCCTTGGCCGTGAGGGACCTGCTTCTTATCAGCGACTGGCGACCAGAGACGAACGGCTGTTATCCTACGGCCCGATGCTGGAACGATTCTCCGTCGGCCTGATCCAGATGTCGTGCGGCCCCGATCCGGACGCGAACGTTCGCCACGCCGCCGACATGGTGCGCGACGCCGCCCGCCGCGGCGCCCAGATTGTCTGCCTGCCCGAACTCTTCCGCACGCAATATTTTTGCCAGCGCGAGGACGCTGCCCTGTTCGATCTCGCCGAGCCCGTCCCCGGCCCCACCACCCAGGCCATCGCCGAAGTCGCCCGCCAGGCCAAGGTCGTGGTCATCGCCTCCGTCTTCGAGAAGCGCGCACGCGGCGTCTACCACAACACCGCCGCCATCCTCGATACGGACGGCGCCGTGAAAGGCATCTATCGCAAGATGCACATCCCGGACGATCCGCTCTACTACGAGAAGTTCTACTTCACTCCCGGGGATCTCGGCTTCAAGGCTTTCGACACCCAGGTCACACGTCTTGGCGCCCTCATCTGCTGGGATCAGTGGTACCCCGAGGGGGCGCGCCTGACGGCGCTGCAAGGGGCGAACGTCATTTTCTATCCCACCGCGATCGGATGGCATCCGGCGGAAAGAGAAGAATATGGGAAGGCGCAGCACGATGCCTGGCGGACGATCCAGCGCGCGCACGCCATCGCCAACGGCGTCTACGTCGCCGTGGTAAACCGCGTCGGGCACGAGACCGGAGACATCCGCGGCCAGTCCGCCCCCGGCGAGGGACTCGACTTCTGGGGCGGCTCGTTCCTCTGTGATGCTTTCGGCACCGTGATCGTCGAGGGCTCGCATGACAAGGAAGAGGTCCTGATCGGCGAGGTGGACCTGAAGAAGCTGGAGGACGTCCGCCGCAACTGGCCCTTCCTGCGCGACCGCCGCGTGGACGCGTACTCTCAGATCACGAATCGCTTTCTCGACTGATGGCCAACAAGAAACGAGAAACTAGAAACGAGAAACTGGGGTTTCGGATGCCCGCCGAGTGGGAGCCCCACTCCGGCACCTGGCTGGCCTGGCCGCACAACAAAACCGATTGGCCGGGCAAGTTCGCACCCATCCCCTGGGTGTACGCGGAGATCGTCCGCCACCTCGCGCGGCACGAGCGCGTCTACCTCATCGTGCAGAACGCAAAAGCCCGAGAAGACGCACGCAAGGTCCTAACGCGTGCCCATGTCCCGCTCGACAACGTCGATTTCTTCCTCTGGCCCACCAATCGCGGATGGCTGCGGGACACCGGCGCCATCTTCGTCTCGGACGGCAAGCGCCTCACCGCCCTCGACTGGCTCTTCAACGCCTGGGCCAAGTACGACGACTGGCAGCTCGACGACAAGCTCCCCGCCCGCATTGCCGCGCGCCTCAAGCTACCCCGAGTGCAGCCAATAATCCAGTGTCATCCCGAGCGGGTTTCAACCCGCGAGGGACCTGCTGTTCGCAAGCACCGTATCGTCCTCGAGGGCGGCAGCATCGACGTCAACGGCCGCGGAACGTTGCTGACGACCGAGGAATGCCTGCTCTCGACCGAGCAGGCTCGCAACCCCGGCCTCACCCGCACTCAATATGAAGAGGTTTTCGAGGAATATCTGGGGGTCAGGAAGACGATCTGGCTGAACCGCGGCATCGCCGGCGACGACACCCATGGCCACGTGGACGATATCGCCCGCTTCGTCTCTCCCGACACGGTCGTCGCCCCTATCGAGACCGATCGCTCTGACCCAAACTACGATCCGTTACTGGAGAACGTAGAGATCCTGCGCCGTGCCACCGACCAGGACGGCCGGCCGCTAACCGTCCTCGAATTGCCCATGCCCGCGCCGGTGTGGTTCAACCGCCAGCGCCTTCCGGCCAGCTACGCCAACTTCTACATCTGCAACGGGCGCGTGCTGGTGCCCACCTTCGACGATCCCAACGACCGCGTCGCGCTGAATCTCCTGGCACATGTCCTGCCCGGCCGCCAGATCATCCCCATCTACTGCGGCGACCTCGTCATCGGCCTGGGCACGCTCCACTGCATGACCCAGCAGCAGCCGGCGCTGTGATCACCGTGGTTGGCCCCATACGTCACTGACAGAACGTCCGGCCAGCGCTTCAATCCTGGCATACACGTGGAGAGCCATGCGCTTCAACTTCGATTGCGTTTTCTATTATGTTTCCGACCTGGATCGGGCAGTCCGCTTCTACCAGAACGTACTCGGCTTGCGGCTCACCTCGCGCGACTTCGTCGCCCGCTTCGATGCTGACGGCGTGCTGTTCGAACTCGTTCCCTTATCCGAGAGCAGAAAACTTGAGGGCACCGGCAATGCCCGTCTCTGTTTTGCCGTGGACGACATCCATTCCGCCCTCGCCGACCTGCGCTCCAAGAGCGTTCCGACCTCGGACGTTCAGCCGAAGGAGGGTGGCCTGCTCGCAACCTTCACCGACCCAGACGGCAACGAGCTCTGCCTCTGGCAGTACGCTTCAAAGTGATCGTCCCGGCAACGCAAAGGGCGCCTCTTGGGCGCCCCTAACTACCAGCTACTAGCTACCAGCTACTTCTTGTACACCGTCGGCCTGGGTCCCTGTTCCAGCGTCTGACGGTTCCAGATCATGCCCTCGCGCGAATAGTTCGCCAGCTCGAAGTCCTGAGTCAACTCCAGACAATCGGTGGGGCAGGCGTCCTCGCACAGGCCGCAGAACATGCACCGGCTGAGGTCGTAGGTGAAGGTGGTCAGCTCTTTGCGCTTGGTGTTGGGGTTGCGCTCGCTGGAAACCACGATCAAGTGTTCCGGACAGGCCAGCGCGCACAGGTCGCAGGCGATACACAGCGTCTCGTTGGTGTCGGGGTTCACGCCCAGCCGCGGCGCGC
This genomic stretch from Terriglobia bacterium harbors:
- a CDS encoding agmatine deiminase family protein encodes the protein MANKKRETRNEKLGFRMPAEWEPHSGTWLAWPHNKTDWPGKFAPIPWVYAEIVRHLARHERVYLIVQNAKAREDARKVLTRAHVPLDNVDFFLWPTNRGWLRDTGAIFVSDGKRLTALDWLFNAWAKYDDWQLDDKLPARIAARLKLPRVQPIIQCHPERVSTREGPAVRKHRIVLEGGSIDVNGRGTLLTTEECLLSTEQARNPGLTRTQYEEVFEEYLGVRKTIWLNRGIAGDDTHGHVDDIARFVSPDTVVAPIETDRSDPNYDPLLENVEILRRATDQDGRPLTVLELPMPAPVWFNRQRLPASYANFYICNGRVLVPTFDDPNDRVALNLLAHVLPGRQIIPIYCGDLVIGLGTLHCMTQQQPAL
- a CDS encoding VOC family protein, encoding MRFNFDCVFYYVSDLDRAVRFYQNVLGLRLTSRDFVARFDADGVLFELVPLSESRKLEGTGNARLCFAVDDIHSALADLRSKSVPTSDVQPKEGGLLATFTDPDGNELCLWQYASK
- a CDS encoding NCS2 family permease; the encoded protein is MFSRYFAFDQHGTTLRREITAGITTFMTMSYIVVVNPAILKAAGIPAEPSMVATILTAIFGTLLMGLYANRPFAIAPYMGENAFIAFTVCQVLGFPWQKALGAVFLGGVLFTLLTILRIRQWLVDAVPPGLRYSFAVGIGLFLTFIGLNETGIVALGIPGAPVKTGHLTSLPILLAIVGFLIMAVLMMRRVPGAILIGIVVTAALAFLTGVAPPPHAWISMPPSPAPIMLQLDLRGIFTWSFFPVVLTILVMAFVDTMGTLIGVSARAGFLDEHGNLPQIERPMLADALSTTFAPLVGTTTAGAYIESATGVEAGGRTGFTAVVTAACFALALFFSPFVSAIPAQAFGPSLIIVGLLMVAPITRINFQDYSELIPAFAVIGLMSFTYNIGIGITAGFVLYPFFKLVAGRAREVKAGLWVLAALSLLFFIFYPYT
- a CDS encoding deoxyhypusine synthase family protein; its protein translation is MKKGSHEGAGIERHLHDPVKDKLSPVYPLDLSKVRGIDDLVRAMADTAFTGRQLGEAADVLEAMARDEDCFVVMTLAGAMTVAKQGLVITDLIDHGIVNAIVSTGALMAHGLVEATGKAHFRYDPKMNDVELYEAGYNRVYDTLEPETNLDHVEEVFGEVLKKWDPKEVACSYKLNRAIGEHLHKKTKERGILKSAYEKNVPVFVPAFTDSELGLDFALTNRMRVEKGKAEIQFNPFLDLNHFADTLLKQKKLGIFTIGGGVPRNWAQQFGPYIELRHRRSGESVPLKRYHYGLRICPEPVYWGGLSGSPYSEAISWGKFVPPADGGRFGEVFLDATVGLPIIVAAVFERLGIKSR
- a CDS encoding carbon-nitrogen hydrolase, producing MLERFSVGLIQMSCGPDPDANVRHAADMVRDAARRGAQIVCLPELFRTQYFCQREDAALFDLAEPVPGPTTQAIAEVARQAKVVVIASVFEKRARGVYHNTAAILDTDGAVKGIYRKMHIPDDPLYYEKFYFTPGDLGFKAFDTQVTRLGALICWDQWYPEGARLTALQGANVIFYPTAIGWHPAEREEYGKAQHDAWRTIQRAHAIANGVYVAVVNRVGHETGDIRGQSAPGEGLDFWGGSFLCDAFGTVIVEGSHDKEEVLIGEVDLKKLEDVRRNWPFLRDRRVDAYSQITNRFLD
- a CDS encoding NADH-quinone oxidoreductase subunit I, whose protein sequence is MALSAFLKKIFLVDLLKGLSVTFRYQHPKEIYTEQYPMQRPQVAERYRGAPRLGVNPDTNETLCIACDLCALACPEHLIVVSSERNPNTKRKELTTFTYDLSRCMFCGLCEDACPTDCLELTQDFELANYSREGMIWNRQTLEQGPRPTVYKK